One window of Clostridiales bacterium genomic DNA carries:
- a CDS encoding 6-phosphofructokinase, whose protein sequence is MSHSHDIKRVGILFSGGPAPAANAVISAAALSFLNAGVCVIGFLDGYENLERHSATTPLVEGTHYRCLKRDDVSQIRNRKDIVLCTSRANPGKRIESSADLVDMEKNARLRAVFDAFDAHEIDALVSIGGDDTLKTANYLYTMQGLMPELRRVRIIHLPKTIDNDYFGIDWTFGFFSAAHYAAGEIRNLGADARSTKVWYVLELMGRKAGWLTYASGIAGEATRMLSVEDFDGDFDARSVARDLAELIVARKADGREYGIICVAEGLADRLPDDQRPQSVDEHGNVTLGAAQVGRLLSGEIENAYETITGEPIKVRHKQIGYETRCAEPSAFDVLLGTQLGFGAFRALAEEGLSGHMVSVEKQLELTYVPFSDLIDPATLKTRVRMIERGSDFYRLARALEYQQSGHDTVEC, encoded by the coding sequence GTGAGTCATTCGCACGATATCAAGCGCGTCGGCATCTTGTTCTCTGGCGGTCCGGCCCCAGCGGCCAACGCGGTCATCTCTGCCGCGGCACTGAGCTTCTTAAACGCAGGCGTGTGCGTCATTGGCTTTCTCGACGGTTACGAGAACCTCGAGCGGCACTCGGCCACCACGCCTCTCGTGGAAGGCACGCACTACCGGTGCCTGAAGCGTGACGACGTCTCGCAGATTCGCAACCGCAAGGACATCGTGCTTTGCACCTCGCGCGCGAACCCCGGCAAGCGGATAGAGTCCTCAGCTGACCTCGTAGACATGGAGAAAAACGCGAGGCTAAGAGCGGTATTCGACGCGTTTGACGCGCACGAGATCGACGCGCTCGTGTCCATCGGCGGAGATGACACGTTAAAGACAGCGAACTACCTCTACACGATGCAAGGACTCATGCCTGAGCTCAGGCGCGTGCGAATCATCCATCTGCCCAAGACGATAGACAACGATTACTTCGGGATCGATTGGACGTTCGGGTTCTTCTCGGCGGCGCACTACGCGGCGGGCGAGATAAGAAACCTCGGGGCTGACGCGCGCTCGACAAAGGTCTGGTACGTCCTCGAGCTCATGGGCCGCAAGGCGGGCTGGCTCACGTACGCCTCTGGCATCGCGGGCGAGGCGACGCGGATGCTTTCCGTGGAGGACTTCGACGGCGACTTCGATGCGCGGTCGGTCGCGCGGGATCTAGCCGAGCTCATCGTGGCGCGTAAAGCGGACGGTCGCGAGTACGGCATTATCTGCGTGGCCGAGGGTCTCGCCGATCGCCTGCCCGACGACCAGCGTCCTCAAAGCGTTGATGAGCACGGCAACGTCACTCTCGGCGCGGCGCAGGTAGGCCGGTTGCTTTCGGGCGAGATCGAAAACGCGTACGAGACGATCACCGGGGAGCCAATCAAGGTCCGCCACAAGCAGATCGGGTATGAGACGCGCTGCGCAGAGCCGAGCGCGTTCGACGTGCTCTTGGGCACACAGCTCGGGTTCGGGGCGTTCCGTGCGCTGGCCGAGGAAGGCTTGAGCGGTCACATGGTGAGCGTCGAGAAGCAGCTCGAGCTTACCTACGTGCCCTTTAGCGACCTGATCGATCCGGCAACGCTCAAGACGCGCGTCCGGATGATCGAGCGGGGGAGTGATTTTTACCGGCTCGCGCGTGCGCTCGAATACCAGCAATCCGGCCACGACACCGTGGAGTGCTAA
- a CDS encoding TIGR00730 family Rossman fold protein translates to MNADSGSYEASRRDLPLSRALQKPSLLEQVKGTEAEFLRGKRKHSDNVESAVRYFLEFLRGFEFLSIEEPTVTVFGSARFEEGHRYYTLARSLGAALATRGYAVMTGAGPGVMEAANRGAREAGGLSIGANIHLPFEQHANPYVDRLIEFEHFFVRKVMLVKYSCAFVILPGGYGTLDELFETLTLMQTGKIDGFPLVALGCDFWEPMIDFFQARLVAEGTIDASDIDRIFMTDSVDEAVDYIRDHPRSCNGNTGGAASEPSAG, encoded by the coding sequence GTGAACGCGGACAGCGGATCGTACGAGGCGTCCCGACGTGACCTGCCGCTTAGCAGGGCGCTCCAGAAGCCGTCCTTGCTCGAGCAGGTCAAAGGCACCGAGGCCGAGTTTCTGCGTGGCAAGCGCAAGCACTCGGACAACGTCGAAAGCGCCGTGCGCTACTTCCTGGAGTTCTTGCGAGGATTTGAGTTTCTCTCGATTGAGGAACCGACAGTTACCGTGTTTGGCTCGGCACGCTTCGAGGAGGGCCACCGGTACTACACACTTGCGCGCAGCCTCGGCGCGGCGCTTGCCACGCGCGGATATGCGGTAATGACGGGGGCGGGACCCGGCGTGATGGAGGCGGCGAACCGCGGTGCGAGAGAGGCCGGCGGACTCTCGATCGGCGCGAACATCCATCTTCCGTTCGAGCAGCACGCCAACCCGTACGTCGATCGCCTCATCGAGTTCGAGCACTTCTTTGTGCGCAAAGTGATGCTCGTGAAGTACTCATGCGCGTTCGTCATCCTGCCCGGCGGGTATGGCACGCTCGACGAGCTCTTTGAGACGCTCACGCTGATGCAGACCGGCAAGATCGACGGGTTCCCGCTCGTGGCGCTGGGCTGCGACTTCTGGGAGCCGATGATCGATTTCTTTCAAGCGCGGCTCGTGGCTGAGGGGACGATCGACGCGAGCGACATCGACCGGATATTTATGACCGACTCGGTTGACGAGGCGGTCGACTATATCCGCGACCATCCCCGGAGCTGTAACGGCAACACCGGCGGGGCAGCGTCCGAGCCTTCGGCGGGCTGA
- a CDS encoding response regulator, with protein MDLREMVEEDGHEVVGEAADGRAAIEMARSLAPDVVFMDIEMPVMSGLAAAAVIGDERIAPVVMVTAFSGSAQVEEACRAGAMGYLVKPFSKADVICAMHVATARFKEASQLAEEVSDLTERLATRTLLDRAKGVLMARGMTEPEAFARLQRLAMDRRITLKQVADAILLAEEAQEG; from the coding sequence ATGGACCTGCGTGAGATGGTAGAAGAGGACGGTCACGAGGTCGTGGGCGAGGCCGCGGACGGACGCGCCGCCATCGAGATGGCGCGCTCGCTCGCCCCGGACGTCGTGTTCATGGACATCGAGATGCCCGTGATGAGCGGGCTTGCGGCGGCGGCCGTGATCGGGGATGAGCGCATAGCGCCGGTCGTCATGGTGACGGCGTTCTCGGGATCAGCCCAGGTCGAGGAGGCGTGCCGTGCGGGGGCGATGGGCTACCTCGTCAAGCCGTTTTCCAAGGCCGACGTCATTTGCGCGATGCACGTCGCGACCGCGCGTTTCAAGGAGGCGAGTCAACTCGCCGAGGAGGTTTCTGACCTTACCGAGCGGCTCGCGACGCGAACGTTGCTTGACCGTGCAAAGGGAGTGCTGATGGCGCGCGGGATGACCGAGCCTGAGGCGTTTGCCCGCCTACAGCGGCTCGCGATGGACCGGCGGATCACACTGAAGCAGGTTGCTGACGCGATTCTTCTCGCGGAGGAAGCGCAAGAGGGGTAA
- a CDS encoding acetyl-CoA carboxylase carboxyltransferase subunit alpha, with product MTRRFTMEFERPLAELEAKLEGLRRIDVTANPELSGEVEALAKQIEELRERTYRDLAPWERVQISRHPDRPKTQEYLDTLFTDVVELHGDRLFGNDEAIIAALATISGVRTVVLGHRKGKNTRENLARNFGMAHPEGFRKAIRAMRLADRFGLPIVTFIDTPGAYPGIEAEERGQAWAIAEALSVLAGVRVPVVCVGIGEGGSGGALAIGFGNRLIMLENSYYSVISPEACASILHKDASKAAEVASCLSLTADRLVGLGIADEIVAEPLGGAHRDPAGVMGAVKERVVAALRDLLPLDAEALVAARHERVRRVGVIEEGAG from the coding sequence ATGACCCGCCGCTTCACGATGGAGTTCGAGCGCCCACTCGCGGAGCTGGAGGCCAAGCTCGAAGGTTTGCGCCGTATCGATGTGACCGCCAACCCGGAACTCTCGGGCGAGGTGGAAGCTCTCGCGAAGCAGATAGAAGAGCTCCGCGAACGGACGTACCGGGACCTAGCGCCGTGGGAGCGCGTCCAGATCAGCCGTCATCCGGACCGGCCCAAGACGCAGGAGTACCTCGACACGCTCTTCACCGACGTCGTAGAGCTCCATGGTGACCGGCTCTTTGGGAACGACGAAGCGATTATCGCCGCGCTTGCGACGATCAGCGGCGTGCGAACGGTAGTTCTCGGACACCGTAAGGGTAAGAACACGCGCGAGAACCTCGCGCGCAACTTTGGCATGGCGCACCCTGAGGGCTTTCGAAAGGCTATCCGCGCCATGCGCCTCGCCGACCGCTTCGGGTTGCCGATCGTCACGTTTATAGACACGCCGGGTGCGTACCCCGGTATCGAGGCTGAGGAGCGCGGTCAGGCGTGGGCGATCGCGGAGGCGCTCAGCGTGCTCGCGGGAGTGCGCGTCCCGGTTGTCTGCGTAGGTATCGGCGAGGGCGGTTCGGGCGGCGCGCTCGCGATCGGCTTTGGCAACCGGCTCATCATGCTTGAGAACTCGTATTACTCGGTCATCAGCCCCGAAGCGTGCGCCTCGATCCTCCACAAGGACGCGAGCAAGGCCGCCGAGGTCGCTTCGTGTCTCTCGCTGACGGCGGACCGCCTCGTCGGCCTCGGTATCGCCGATGAGATCGTCGCCGAGCCTCTTGGCGGCGCGCATCGCGATCCGGCTGGCGTGATGGGTGCGGTCAAAGAGCGCGTCGTAGCCGCACTCAGGGATCTCTTGCCGCTCGACGCGGAGGCGCTCGTCGCCGCACGCCACGAGCGAGTGCGCCGGGTCGGAGTCATCGAGGAAGGCGCCGGGTAA
- the mgtE gene encoding magnesium transporter, whose product MEEVRDEVRALVDVHDWLAVRRLLAELSVPEVADLLLGVEMPERLLVFRLLPRDLSDEVFSYLDGHDQDVILGGLTDRETRRLLAAMAPDDRTELFEELPGEITQKLLNLLGAEDLAEVRQLLGYPSESVGRLATTDYVAIRPEWTVAHALSHVRERGRDSETIDVLYVIGSGWRLEGVCELRRLILAEPEQRVVDVMEPVHASVSAFDDQEEAVREMRRHDTIALPVVDSAGVLIGIVTADDVFDVLEEEVTEDIHRTASVAPLRQSYRRLSIRDLYGKRIGWLAILLFVNLFSSSIVAAYETMLTEVIALAFFIPMLIASGGNTGSQSAMLMVRALVTDDVALDQWFTTFLKEIGVGLALGITLAGGAFFLGMFHGNVMIGVVVAISMAGIVLVANLFGMSLPFFFTRIGWDPAVASSPMITSIVDVTGLLIYFFVASRLLSL is encoded by the coding sequence ATCGAGGAGGTGCGTGACGAGGTACGCGCCCTCGTAGACGTTCATGACTGGCTCGCGGTACGCCGCCTGCTCGCCGAGCTCTCAGTACCCGAGGTCGCGGACCTCCTGCTCGGCGTGGAGATGCCCGAGCGCCTGCTCGTCTTCCGGCTGCTCCCGCGCGATCTGTCGGATGAAGTCTTTTCCTACCTTGACGGCCACGACCAGGACGTCATTCTCGGCGGACTTACCGATCGGGAGACACGCCGCCTGCTCGCCGCGATGGCTCCGGACGACCGCACGGAGCTCTTCGAGGAGCTTCCAGGCGAGATCACGCAAAAGCTCCTGAACCTTCTCGGCGCGGAAGACCTCGCTGAGGTGCGCCAGTTGCTCGGTTATCCATCGGAGAGCGTTGGCCGCCTCGCGACGACCGACTACGTTGCCATCCGTCCCGAGTGGACCGTCGCTCACGCGCTTTCGCACGTGCGGGAGCGGGGACGCGATTCCGAGACGATCGACGTGCTCTACGTGATCGGCAGCGGCTGGCGTCTCGAGGGCGTGTGCGAGTTGCGGCGGCTCATCCTCGCCGAGCCCGAGCAACGCGTGGTTGATGTCATGGAACCGGTGCACGCGAGTGTCTCGGCGTTCGATGACCAGGAAGAAGCGGTGCGCGAGATGCGGCGCCACGACACGATCGCGCTTCCGGTCGTGGACTCGGCGGGCGTGCTCATCGGCATCGTGACCGCCGATGACGTGTTCGACGTCCTCGAAGAAGAGGTCACCGAGGACATCCATCGCACCGCGTCAGTCGCCCCGCTGCGCCAGAGCTACCGTCGTTTGAGCATTCGGGACCTGTACGGCAAGCGGATCGGCTGGCTTGCGATCTTGTTGTTCGTGAACCTCTTTTCGTCGTCTATCGTTGCGGCGTACGAGACGATGCTTACGGAAGTGATCGCGCTTGCCTTCTTCATCCCGATGCTCATCGCCTCCGGGGGCAACACCGGGTCGCAATCGGCGATGCTGATGGTACGCGCGCTGGTGACCGACGATGTCGCCCTTGACCAGTGGTTCACGACGTTTCTCAAGGAGATAGGGGTCGGCCTCGCCCTCGGAATCACGCTCGCTGGCGGAGCTTTCTTCCTCGGAATGTTCCACGGCAACGTCATGATCGGCGTGGTGGTGGCGATCTCGATGGCGGGCATCGTACTCGTGGCGAACCTGTTTGGCATGTCTCTGCCATTCTTCTTTACAAGGATTGGCTGGGATCCCGCGGTTGCGTCGAGTCCGATGATCACGTCGATAGTCGATGTGACCGGACTGCTCATCTACTTTTTCGTCGCCTCCCGGCTGCTCTCGCTGTAG
- a CDS encoding class II aldolase/adducin family protein, translating to MDADVRERFSAVGRDLFLTGAISSHGGNLSERHGGRIFITRRGAMLGRLGDLDVVWTRTSACDRDAECSRELVVHRALYEETATRAVVHAHPVHTIARSIRYDVITPVDSEALYVLGGAVPVVRAAETIGSAEAASLLAEALAGHPIAVLATHGVFAIGATLEEALYHVTCLEAACRVLDLLE from the coding sequence ATCGACGCGGATGTTCGTGAGCGGTTTTCTGCGGTAGGGCGTGACCTCTTTTTGACTGGAGCGATCTCGAGTCATGGCGGCAACCTCTCGGAGCGCCACGGCGGTCGCATCTTCATCACGAGACGTGGCGCGATGCTCGGGCGTCTGGGCGACCTGGACGTCGTGTGGACGCGGACGTCCGCGTGCGATCGCGATGCCGAGTGCTCACGCGAGCTCGTCGTGCACCGCGCGCTCTACGAGGAGACAGCTACGCGTGCGGTCGTGCACGCGCACCCCGTTCACACGATTGCGCGCTCGATACGCTATGACGTGATCACGCCTGTCGACTCAGAGGCGCTCTACGTGCTCGGTGGGGCCGTCCCGGTGGTGCGCGCCGCTGAGACGATCGGCTCGGCTGAAGCGGCTTCGTTACTTGCCGAGGCGCTCGCTGGGCATCCCATCGCAGTGCTCGCGACACACGGAGTGTTTGCGATCGGCGCAACGCTCGAGGAGGCGCTCTATCACGTCACGTGCCTCGAAGCGGCGTGCCGCGTCCTTGACCTGTTGGAGTAG
- a CDS encoding NAD+ synthase, whose product MRIALAQVNAVVGDIEGNAVRVVRAMHRAHGAGADLTVFPELVLTGYPPEDLLARAHFVHDNLEALKGVAAQCAGGATLAGFVDADAGVLYNAAALIRDGAVEHVYRKRMLPNYGVFDEERYFEPGASVSHVAVAGETVSVTVCEDVWIPGVAAEAARDARVLVNLSASPFHTGKGTDREAMLAARAAENGVWLAFCNLVGGQDELVFDGRSVLIDPSGTVVARAAAFAEDLLIADIPGGGPIAQLPDRDEEVYAALTLGLRDYVEKNGFREVVVGLSGGIDSALTATVAVDAIGAKRVHGVTMPSRYSSSGSVEDSHALAANLGFECRELPIERPFAAMLDALEPHFAGYDPDVTEENLQARVRGMFLMALSNKFGWLVLATGNKSELAVGYSTLYGDMVGGFAPIKDIFKTRVWELARWRNRAGEVIPRSTIEKVPSAELAAGQTDYDTLPHYDVLDAVLADYVERDFSRERIIAAGHDREVVEQVCRMVDGAEYKRRQGPVGIRVTPKAFGKDRRMPITNRYEG is encoded by the coding sequence GTGCGTATCGCGCTCGCGCAGGTGAACGCAGTCGTCGGGGACATCGAGGGAAACGCCGTCCGTGTTGTCCGGGCGATGCACCGCGCCCACGGGGCCGGAGCGGACCTCACCGTCTTTCCCGAGCTCGTGCTGACCGGATATCCCCCGGAGGATCTGCTTGCGCGAGCACACTTCGTCCACGACAACCTTGAGGCGCTCAAGGGAGTGGCGGCGCAGTGCGCGGGCGGCGCGACGCTTGCCGGGTTCGTCGACGCCGATGCGGGAGTGCTCTACAACGCTGCCGCGCTGATCCGTGACGGGGCCGTTGAGCACGTCTACCGCAAGCGGATGCTTCCCAACTACGGGGTCTTCGACGAGGAGCGCTACTTTGAGCCCGGCGCTTCCGTGTCGCATGTCGCGGTCGCAGGCGAGACCGTCTCGGTGACGGTGTGTGAGGATGTCTGGATCCCCGGGGTGGCCGCTGAGGCCGCCCGAGACGCACGCGTTCTCGTGAACCTCTCGGCTTCGCCGTTCCACACAGGAAAGGGTACCGACCGTGAGGCGATGCTGGCCGCACGAGCCGCCGAAAACGGCGTGTGGCTCGCGTTTTGCAACCTCGTGGGCGGTCAGGACGAGCTCGTTTTCGATGGCCGCTCCGTGCTCATCGACCCGTCGGGTACCGTGGTCGCGCGAGCGGCGGCGTTCGCGGAGGACCTGCTGATCGCCGACATCCCCGGCGGCGGCCCGATCGCGCAACTCCCAGACCGCGACGAGGAGGTCTACGCGGCGCTCACCCTCGGCCTGCGCGACTACGTCGAGAAGAACGGTTTTCGCGAGGTCGTTGTCGGGTTGTCCGGAGGGATTGATTCGGCGCTCACGGCGACGGTCGCTGTTGACGCGATCGGCGCAAAGCGCGTGCACGGCGTGACGATGCCGTCGCGCTACTCGTCTTCAGGCAGCGTGGAGGACTCGCACGCGCTCGCCGCCAACCTCGGGTTCGAGTGCCGCGAGCTTCCGATCGAAAGACCCTTCGCCGCGATGCTCGACGCACTCGAGCCCCACTTCGCGGGCTACGATCCTGACGTGACCGAGGAGAACCTCCAGGCCCGCGTGCGCGGGATGTTTCTCATGGCGCTGTCGAACAAGTTTGGCTGGCTCGTGCTCGCGACCGGCAACAAGAGCGAACTCGCGGTGGGCTACTCGACGCTCTACGGTGACATGGTTGGCGGGTTCGCGCCGATCAAAGACATCTTCAAGACGCGCGTGTGGGAGCTCGCACGCTGGCGCAACCGCGCCGGCGAGGTCATTCCGCGCTCGACGATCGAGAAGGTACCGAGCGCCGAGCTCGCCGCCGGTCAGACCGACTACGACACGCTGCCTCACTACGACGTGCTCGACGCGGTCCTTGCCGATTATGTCGAGCGCGATTTCTCTCGCGAACGCATCATCGCCGCCGGTCACGACCGTGAGGTGGTCGAGCAGGTGTGCCGCATGGTCGATGGCGCTGAGTACAAGAGGCGCCAAGGGCCTGTTGGCATACGGGTGACCCCAAAGGCGTTTGGCAAGGACCGCCGGATGCCGATCACCAACCGCTACGAGGGGTAG
- a CDS encoding HD domain-containing protein — protein sequence MRTDGFNGTLQRERHLNALSYVVIVALIAISGVLLFMLLTSTPVPDAWLFTDHVFRTVFTGLLLAIILYMIDQRRRLRGELLAAHRRLEDANREITSALGRLSYAQHVAEVMTSLTQTDALERVLRESAQHFGAEAAAVVGEEVTLFADESLEYSAAHTVALQVALDAVRAGKPIEISNTQTGSEALAVPLRIRGELASVLCLWKSGEPFDPDHLEGLGLVARIIELAKENQLLLAEARTQLAGTLRTLATLIDSRVPEYRRRSALIAEHVVSVGGRLGLEERTLSDLRIAAMLADVGMLEVSDSIILAERPLTPEETAQIRLHPAKGAYVARNAAFSPTVQEAIRDHHERLDGSGYPRRLVGDQIAIGARILAVADSFSSMTSPRPYRPAMSIDHAVSELIRGADVVYDRRVVQAFIEVIGYRSPDRVTAQSADPIAEQGRGRTRKERVGIN from the coding sequence GTGCGCACAGACGGATTCAACGGCACGCTCCAGCGCGAACGTCACTTGAACGCGCTCTCCTACGTGGTCATCGTCGCGCTTATCGCCATCAGTGGTGTCTTGCTGTTCATGTTGCTTACCAGCACGCCCGTCCCTGACGCGTGGCTATTTACGGATCACGTATTCCGAACCGTGTTCACCGGCCTGCTGCTCGCCATAATCTTGTACATGATCGATCAGCGCCGCCGCTTGCGAGGTGAACTCCTGGCGGCCCACCGGCGACTCGAAGATGCGAACCGTGAGATCACCTCCGCCCTCGGCCGCCTCAGCTACGCCCAACACGTAGCCGAGGTCATGACATCGCTTACTCAGACCGACGCGCTCGAGCGCGTTCTCCGAGAGTCAGCCCAGCATTTTGGTGCTGAAGCCGCCGCCGTCGTGGGTGAGGAGGTGACGCTTTTTGCTGACGAGTCGCTTGAGTACTCCGCCGCGCACACCGTTGCGCTCCAGGTCGCTCTCGACGCGGTGCGCGCCGGAAAGCCGATTGAGATCTCGAACACGCAGACCGGTTCAGAAGCGCTCGCCGTGCCACTGCGCATCCGAGGCGAGCTGGCTTCGGTATTGTGCCTCTGGAAATCCGGCGAACCGTTTGACCCGGACCACCTCGAAGGACTCGGCCTCGTCGCCCGGATCATCGAACTCGCCAAGGAAAACCAGCTCCTTCTCGCCGAAGCGCGTACCCAGCTCGCTGGCACACTTCGCACGCTGGCGACCCTCATCGACAGCCGGGTTCCGGAGTACCGGCGCCGTAGCGCGCTGATCGCTGAGCACGTCGTGTCGGTGGGCGGGCGGCTCGGCCTCGAGGAGCGGACGCTCAGCGATTTGCGGATCGCCGCGATGCTCGCTGATGTCGGAATGCTCGAGGTGTCCGACTCGATCATCTTGGCAGAGCGTCCCCTCACACCCGAGGAGACCGCCCAGATCCGGCTCCATCCCGCAAAAGGCGCGTACGTCGCCCGCAACGCCGCGTTCTCGCCCACCGTGCAAGAGGCGATCCGCGACCACCACGAACGCCTCGACGGGTCCGGGTATCCGCGGCGGCTAGTCGGGGACCAGATCGCGATTGGAGCGCGCATCCTTGCGGTTGCCGACTCGTTCAGCTCGATGACGAGTCCGCGGCCGTATCGGCCCGCAATGAGCATTGATCACGCGGTCTCGGAACTCATCCGCGGGGCGGACGTTGTGTACGATCGCAGAGTCGTGCAAGCGTTCATCGAAGTAATCGGCTATAGATCACCTGACCGCGTCACCGCTCAGAGCGCCGATCCGATCGCCGAGCAAGGCCGCGGCCGTACACGCAAGGAGCGTGTCGGGATCAACTAG
- a CDS encoding histidine kinase N-terminal domain-containing protein: MSDTVENAVSTARHAEAIEANLQLIADLGYADATLALAGPGGVLTVVADARPMTAPTTSRATREGLALPPEREQEAYEALQVGVPVEGTRRRTTGGISYVTKSYPVHAPSGEVFAVVIRDISLQVLEAPGTMERRFMDAVEEVLGILARMPFTTTHGETFATGRRAGDGVLRIDAGGTVGYASPNAVNIMRLAGVEGRVTGMPATRLPGGLVALAPVLLDRAGRAAHTQVEVGARVLDYRAMRLDHGALVLVEDLTEAHARQRELAVKEATIREIHHRVKNNLQTIASLLRIQARRTESEEARRSLAEAVERIASMAVVHDMLAISAGDEVDFTAAAHIVVDMVARGLLGPHSAVIVEVEGEAGTVADRVATSLALVVAELVHNAIEHGMGDGATGAVTVSLRRSPATLIVAVRDEGRGLPPGFDEGATGNLGLAIVRTIVRDDLGGTLTFSSDRGTKVTVCVPLRASGGTAADAAKEE, translated from the coding sequence ATGTCAGACACCGTCGAAAATGCCGTCTCAACCGCCAGACACGCCGAGGCGATCGAAGCGAACCTGCAGCTCATCGCCGATCTCGGCTACGCTGACGCGACTCTTGCGCTTGCCGGACCGGGGGGTGTTCTTACGGTAGTTGCAGACGCGCGTCCGATGACGGCGCCGACTACCTCCCGCGCGACTCGGGAAGGACTCGCGCTCCCGCCTGAGCGCGAACAGGAGGCGTACGAGGCGCTGCAAGTTGGCGTACCGGTGGAAGGGACGCGCCGCCGCACGACAGGCGGCATCTCGTACGTGACTAAGAGTTACCCCGTCCACGCCCCGTCGGGCGAAGTGTTTGCTGTGGTGATTCGCGATATCTCGCTACAGGTGCTCGAGGCGCCAGGCACGATGGAGCGCCGGTTCATGGACGCGGTTGAAGAGGTACTCGGAATCCTTGCGCGGATGCCGTTCACGACGACTCACGGCGAGACGTTTGCGACGGGCCGCCGGGCGGGTGACGGCGTGCTGAGAATCGACGCGGGCGGCACGGTGGGATACGCGAGTCCCAACGCTGTCAACATCATGCGGCTCGCGGGGGTGGAGGGGAGAGTGACCGGCATGCCGGCCACACGTTTGCCAGGCGGCTTGGTCGCGCTCGCGCCTGTCCTGCTCGATCGTGCCGGCCGGGCGGCGCACACTCAGGTCGAGGTCGGCGCCCGCGTCCTCGACTACCGGGCGATGCGCCTCGACCACGGAGCGCTCGTGCTCGTCGAGGACCTTACCGAGGCTCACGCTCGCCAGCGCGAGCTCGCGGTTAAGGAAGCGACCATACGCGAGATCCACCACCGCGTGAAGAACAACCTGCAGACGATCGCGAGCCTGCTGCGCATCCAGGCCCGCCGAACCGAGAGCGAGGAGGCACGCCGTTCGCTCGCCGAGGCGGTCGAGCGCATCGCGTCTATGGCGGTGGTCCACGACATGCTTGCGATCTCGGCGGGAGACGAAGTCGACTTCACCGCAGCTGCTCATATCGTGGTGGACATGGTGGCACGCGGACTGCTCGGCCCACACTCAGCCGTGATTGTAGAGGTTGAAGGTGAGGCCGGCACCGTTGCAGACCGCGTTGCGACCTCGCTCGCGCTCGTCGTCGCCGAACTCGTCCACAACGCTATCGAGCACGGGATGGGCGACGGCGCCACCGGTGCGGTGACGGTTTCACTGCGGCGATCGCCCGCAACGCTCATCGTCGCTGTCCGCGATGAAGGCCGCGGATTGCCGCCTGGATTCGACGAGGGTGCGACGGGCAATCTGGGGTTGGCTATCGTTCGCACGATCGTGCGTGATGATCTCGGCGGGACCCTGACGTTTAGCTCGGATCGCGGCACAAAGGTGACGGTATGCGTCCCCCTGCGTGCGTCCGGCGGCACGGCGGCTGATGCCGCCAAGGAGGAGTGA
- a CDS encoding acetyl-CoA carboxylase carboxyltransferase subunit beta encodes MSDWFKARESSRYTTPRASEASRADVPEGVWVKCVGCKRIVYEGQLIENARVCPHCGHHFAMTSAERIAFIADPGSFAEIDAALTSTDPLGFTAAKPYAASLAGAREKSGLAEALVTGRATVAGHQVVLGAMDFRFIGASMGSAVGEKVTRAFELAVAERRGVVFVIASGGARMQEGMLSLMQMAKTADAARRLSEARLPYVSVLTDPTMGGVTASFAVLADIIFAEPGALIGFAGPRVIEQTIRQSVPKGFQSAEYLLAHGMVDDVVPRGQLPARLGLVLDYLAGANGGGAR; translated from the coding sequence ATCTCAGATTGGTTCAAGGCACGCGAATCAAGTCGCTACACGACGCCGCGTGCCTCAGAGGCGTCGCGAGCGGACGTGCCCGAAGGCGTGTGGGTAAAGTGCGTCGGCTGCAAGCGCATCGTCTACGAGGGCCAGCTCATCGAGAACGCCCGCGTGTGCCCTCACTGCGGGCACCACTTTGCGATGACCTCCGCCGAGCGGATCGCTTTTATCGCCGACCCCGGCTCCTTCGCGGAGATCGACGCGGCCCTCACCTCGACCGACCCGCTCGGCTTCACCGCCGCCAAGCCCTACGCCGCGAGCCTCGCGGGCGCGCGTGAGAAGTCCGGGCTCGCCGAGGCGCTCGTGACGGGCAGGGCGACGGTGGCGGGCCACCAGGTGGTCCTCGGCGCGATGGATTTCCGCTTCATCGGGGCGTCGATGGGCTCAGCGGTGGGCGAGAAGGTCACTCGCGCTTTCGAGCTTGCCGTCGCGGAGCGGCGCGGCGTCGTGTTTGTCATCGCGTCGGGCGGAGCGCGCATGCAAGAGGGCATGCTCTCGCTCATGCAGATGGCCAAGACCGCCGACGCGGCGCGCAGGCTCTCAGAGGCCCGGCTGCCGTACGTCTCGGTGCTTACCGATCCCACGATGGGCGGCGTGACCGCGAGCTTCGCGGTGCTTGCTGACATCATTTTTGCCGAGCCGGGCGCGCTTATTGGCTTTGCCGGGCCGCGCGTCATCGAGCAGACGATCCGCCAGAGCGTGCCCAAGGGCTTCCAGTCCGCCGAGTACCTGCTTGCGCATGGCATGGTCGACGACGTTGTTCCGCGCGGACAACTTCCCGCGCGGCTCGGACTCGTGCTCGACTACCTTGCCGGAGCCAACGGCGGTGGTGCGCGATGA